From Epinephelus fuscoguttatus linkage group LG17, E.fuscoguttatus.final_Chr_v1:
CCAAGTAGCTGCTGTGAGGCTGAGAAGTCGTCTAACTGCCTTTAGTGGAGGACATTTGCTGCATCCACTCATTAAGTTTGATATACAGCATAAACTTTCATTCCACATTCCAGGTGCACGCGAGTTTAATCTTCTTGGTGACGCCTCAGCCTATCAGGATCAcgtgataaaacattttaaaggctcAGTTCAACCAGATTGCAagaatacatattttatttctgaCCTCTAGTGGTTTGGTTTGTCCTAAAGTTTGGAGACATTCAACCCATAACAATGGCGGTGAAGACAATTATCTGTATCCTTTAAATCCTTTCcgttaaaggaatatttcaccccccaaatgaccatttgtatgtcAATGACTCACCCAatgttacgttgaattcatGAGGCAAACTTTGTTATTCATGCATGTCTCCATgttgaacaaagaatccaaaaactgagaaaattcttgatgaattgaagtcctCGGGGGCCACgtttaacatcagcaaaactatatcaaaacatcagtttacaacctctcacacaactcatgcagtctAATCTTTTATGCTCATTACTTCCCAAACTGACAGCCCTCTCCGAAGGGGAACTGAGTGCAAATCAAACTTTTTccttgctctcttcaaagccaggcttcattgacaaaaacagtaattttacctcgctgaacacaggagctgctggtctacaactgcctcaatcagttaggttgtttgtgttatagtgtgactttggtgttttaaagggtcatTTCGGATTTACCAAAGTCACGCAATATCACAGACAAACTATCAATTGACGTGCTCCAGCAAGATAAATTAGGCCTGCTGTTTTTTTCAAGCATACGACTGGACAAATGAGACTAGATCATACTGCAGGAgctgagtttgtaaacagatgttttgatatagttttgctgttaaacaaGGTCGGTTGTGACTTCAAGTCATCAAGAAATTTCTCTCCATTTTCTGAAAGTGCCTTTGAAAGCTGCTGACAGTCATGTTTGTCGGGAATTACGGTAGTGGACACTACAGtattgattactgtaatgccctgctttctggtcttcccaaaaaagTATCTCAGGCCTACAACTTTTACAAAACTCTGCTGCACGTGTGCTGACGAAGACCAGAAGGTGGGCCCACATTACACCGGTTTTAGAATCactgcattggctccctgtgtgtttcaggattgattttaaggttcttttaatggtttttaaatgtcttaatggtcttgggccttcttatCTTACAGAATTGCTTATACGCTACGAACCCTcgcggaccctgaggtcctccggcactgGCCTCTTGATCATTCCCAAAGTTAGAACACATGCTCAAGGGGAGGCATCTTTCCACTATTATGGCCCCCGTCTGTGGAATGGCCTGCCGGAGGACCTGAGGGCGGCAGAGAATGtagttatttttaaaagcagaCTCAGACCTACCtatttaatcaggcttttaactaatattttctcagttttctgatgttttactGTCATTGACACTTTTACTTAGGTTTTAACatcattcttatttttttttactgatattttaatgtcatttttagtCTTGTATTGAGGTTTTAATGTCACTCTTAGTCTTTTATCGATGTTTTATGTTATGCTTAGTTTttaactccagtgtttcctcagtggggGCCCTCTGCACTGGGGGCTGTGATTGGCCCTGGCTGCGTTGGCGCTGCCTCATGGGTTGCTTCGACTGGGTTGGGGGGGGCTGCGATATTGTTTCCTCACCTGGTTGCTCTGCGCTCTGccacatgtttttatgtctacatcatgactgtgtttgtgggtggctgggtgggtgggtgtgtctgtggggGTGTGGGTGGCTGGGGGGTGGATGGGAGGGGCATTTCTTCTaaccatgtaaagcactttgtgctacatttttTGTATGAAAAGTACTTTATAAgtaaagattgattgattgttggCTTTCATATTTCCTCTTTCAATTCTATTCTCacattgctgcagtgatgtctAGGTACAGACTCCAGCACACCTTCACATCACTgttaggtcagaggtcaaacagGCTTGAAACTTTAACCAGTATGGGCagtaaaacactgtttttcaAGCATGGTGTTAAGTTTGCTTTaatcattatgttttcattagtttagaATTAGCCGTTATAGCTAGgcctacatagggagcaggtcctgtTCCACGGAGCCTGTCATGTTGCACAATCATATTTCTACAGAAGctcaaaacagacaaaccaaacacactaGTCAGGGCCTTTGCGTTTTTACGTCAAAGTGAAGGCCACCATAGGTTCTCAGGTTTGGAAAGGTAGAGTTTACCagatggttgcaatctgcaatgtcaccactagatgccactaaatccaacaTACTGGTTCTTTAAAGCaccaccaaaaaaaatacaagcagCAGATGTCCAAAATACTGTATGTCTCAAAACTTCGACTGACTGGCTGGAAAGACGGGAGTGGTAAGTGAGGAAATATGTGTTGTTTATTGTGATTCGATtgagaaaatatgtttctgttATTTGGGTGAGCCAAACCTTTAATATCTGAGATTTAACATCAGCAACATGAGAAAATTATCAGTAATAATTCTTGATATTTCTCTCCTTATTCATTTTTCCCCTGGGTGAAATTAATATCAGAACTCACTGACctgtaattataataataataatacagtaaaaaatgacacatttctgTCAGGAAACAGTCCCATAAAATCACAGGGTGGAATTTTAAGCCTGAACAACATTTAACTTTAAACATTTTCTAGTGCTGCGAAGttgaaataatttaaaataataattacaaattATTTACAATGCGTAGTTTTGAAATTATAGCCAGAGAACACCCAGTAGCAAAGGGGTGTTAACTCTTAATTTCCACCAGGACTACCTGTACCCTCTGTAGGGGTCACACCTCCTCACAGTCTGCCCTTTTTCAGCCCTTTAACATTccactctgtgtctgtgtctgtccacCAGTCGAGCCGAAGGTGACAGGCAGCCAATGTGGTTCACACTGGGCATCAAAGAAGTAATCAAAGGCTGGGATAAAGGCCTGCAGGACATGTGCTctggagagaagaggagactTGTCGTACCTCCAGCTCTGGCCTATGGGAAGGAAGGAAGCGGTAATGTGGCTTTGTCTGTATGCATGCGAGTTTCACTGCATGATGCTATGTATTTATAAAGAGAATGTGTATTGTcctatatgcatgtgtgtatattatatttgtctgtcttgttttgAATGGCTCTCTAGGACTCCCGTACTGAATGAAGGTTTCATTCAGCAGTATTAGTCCACTTTTTCTGGAGCATGTGAACAATACTATGCTTTGTCCTGGTAAGCACACACCACTCTAATAATATCTATCTCTTCTGTGCATCACTAACCTTTGCCATGACAACAACAACCTGAACGACTCGATCTGACTAATAATACAACCTGAGTTTGTCTCTCATTAACACTTTCAGCATGTTTTTGAACTTGTTTACTCACAATTTAACTGACAATGTCTTATTGCATTCATGCACAAAGGTAACAATATCGCAGCACTAACCAAGCATGCTTACAGAAACCTCAGGTAATGATAGCCAGACTCAGTTTTAGCTGACCTCTTGCCCTGTGCTGTTGCCTGATCAGGTAAGATCCCACCTGAAAGCACACTGACCTTTGTCATCGAGGTGCTTGAGATCAGAAATGGACCGAGGTCACATGAATCCTTCCAGGAGATGGATCTCAACGATGACTGGAGGCTCTCCAGGCAGGAGGTACGCACAAGGATCTCAAATACTTGACTTGAAGTAGATGAATTAGCTACCACCCTCTCTGATACACCAATCAACAACCTTTTTGATGTATGACCTTGTAGAGCGAACCAATGGCAATGGTTCACTTCTTAGACTGTGTTATGTCAACAGTTTTTAGAGTCTAACAGAGGTAAAGGTCTCTTATTTCCTTTCTAACTGGTTGATCACCTCAAGACCCCTCAGATTTACCACTACTATAAATAAGTCAGTGCGTGTGGCCCTTCACCAACTAGAAAGAAAggttaaacaaattaaatttgctgtttttattttcccatttttttgtGTCCGAGTGACATATGGGAACAgtaatttttgaaactggtccagtattgagcaggACCACTGTAGATGACAATGGAGGAGCAGGCGGCAGTGTAACCATTGGGGCATGTTTGCACTGTCCGCATACGTGCAGCAAAGGTGTGAAGTGTCTGAAAACATCTTGGAAAGGATCCTTACAGATATAGACATTTTTGTTGAAGAGTAAGGGCCCTTAAaataaccagaaacagccctgaactCCCTATCAGCAGTCCCACCAGACtcaattaacaaaaaaaacagtaatcaTATGATCGCAAAAACACTTCaatcaaagtcaacagaaacaaaataaaactcacaaaaaccatcttAGTTTGTCTTTccattgttccaacaatcaccaactctggactggttgaaataaatccttaattaACCCAGTATGATGTGAAATATACTGGCTTTATACACGCTTAAATTAAggtttatttaaatagagtctggtgggtttgctgATGGAGATTTCAgtgctgtttctggttaaaccaaaatgatcttattcTTAAAGGTCAGAAATAAGATAAAGAAgcaaattaaaatttaattaaaattaaaaagaaaatacaagtaCCGTGCAGGTGTATTGTACAGTACATACTCAGTatgtttatatattatataaacaTCATTTATACATGAATTTGGACCAAACTGTCGTTGAAAAGAGTCGTACTGCCAATTTGATAATTGCATATCTTTTTTATCTAGTTTACCAAATGCAACGACAGCAGTATCtgattttagattttattaaTTCTGTATTGTAACGAGATCACTGGAGTCAGATGTGTTTATATGTCTCCACACAGTACACAAGAGCTTtagtttttttcctctcattaATCGTCCTGCTCTTATTTGATCTACCAGGTGAAGGAGTATCTGAGGAAAGAGTTTGAGCGTCATGGCTACCCACCCAACGACACTCTACATGAGAACATGGTGAAGGACATCTTTGCCAAAGAGGATAAGAACAAAGATGGCTTCATATCTTCACGAGAGTTTACTTACAAACACGATGAACTTTAAATTCTCTCCCATTCCCACAAACCACTCGCTCATCCAGTGTTCATTGATTTGTATTGGAAATACTTTGGTGCAGAGTTTTATTTTCGGCATACAAGTATTTCACTTTTATAGAAGCATTGTGTTTGTCTGGTGTGTGACATGCTAACTCCTCCTGTGTGTGAAGCTGTGCAGTGATCTTTGAGTCCATTCCACTCTGTCTTGCATACTAGctgcatatatttttttagaaTTCAATTGTTATGCAGTTATCAccaaatgtgtcacaacatatCAGAGGTAATAGACACGGAGTGAACTGTGTGAATTTAGATGTCCAGTGTGTGCGAtgtagggggatttagtggaatatagtggtgaggattgtagATTGCACCTGAAGGAGCAGAAGTGAACCTTTGCCTTGTTAGAAATCCTTTACCGTTTGTCATCTAGGAGGTTTTTAGGAGCGGAGTTACCCTCAGAGGTCTCATCCTCTCAGAAACAAATGGAATAAAACAGTTTCCTGTTatacatcagtgttttttctacCAAGTTAAGCATGTGGCAGATGGCCCACTTGCCACTTTACCATGACCAGCCAGATaagagatctcttcctctccaaaacaaacagaattggtgatataaaccagtaaaaacactaagGAAAGCAGTGTTTTTTCCAATGCTGCTTGTTGCgtaggggctgctaactacgaaCGCCAACCCAAAATTGCATAACCATGaatagccctatctagagccagtgtttggtttgtccattctgggcaactgtagaaacatggaggtGCAACATAGTGATCTCCgtggacaaggacccgctccctacgtaggtataaacggctcattcttttcaggtgattatacagcaatgaaaacatacttattatattccattcctgctaatatatcccccaaatcctacacactagatgTTTGTTATGTCACAAAACTGTGaacttatttttcattttctataaAGCAGTTAAATGGGTATTTTTACAGGACATCAGTGATCAGTGTTTTGTGGCAGACATGTTGACTTgacacagcaggaaaagcaggtGTAACCAAGAACATACCCGCTTCGTTTCATTTTCTCTTAGTGCTTCCAGTAAGCCAGTATACACAATACTCAGGACCTGGCACTGGCACACCTAAATGGAACGCAGCCAGCATTGATGTTATTGTAGACATGTGTTTGACATGTGAAGACTACTGTGAGAAAAGCACGCACACTGCAGTGTCAGAGCTGAAAAGATGTATTGTTCAGCCCTGTTCTGCAACATACAATGTCATTCTGATTTCTAAAGCACACATTAAAATGTACCCTACTTTTAGCAAATTGCTGGAAGTTGTTTTGAGTTGTTACACACACAAGTCTTCAACCAGAAAATGTTCCCACGGTGCCGACTAGAATCTAGACTGTCAAGTTTCCACAGCGTTGGTGTGCTTTTAATGTAAACATATCAAGACTAAACTCTGTATGCAAATGACTGTTCTGGTTAAGGCAGATTTTTAATGTTCTATTTTACAACCAGTGTGAGGAATAAAGTCAACTTTTTAGAACAAAATACTGTGGTTTATTTGGTGGTCATACCTTGTAATACTTTATACATTgaaccagcaggtggcactGTCTTCACAGGTGTTAGTATTGGTTAATACAGTGAGAGAGGAAACACTAcacctcattcattcattatctatTCATAACAGTGTAACTTAGACACATTCCCATAATTTGTAAAATGTTAGTATGTTCTCCTCTACACTTATATGGATGCAttttaaacatacaaaaataattacataaaCACTGGAGAGCACCACTATATGTACTGTACAAGGATTTATGAACCCCCAAGGTTAGCACATTCTGCAGTAAAGTTTGTTTTCACATTGAGTTGTATGAGGTTTACATAGTCTCCTGCTAACAGTGGCTATATAGGTCgctgaagaaagaaaaacagatctCGAGAGGATTGTCCTGCTTGAACAAACCATTAAGGGAGAACAATACAAGCACGTAAAGCTacagtaggaaaaaaaaaaactgtcccaTCTCTGCATGTTTGCTGAAACTATCACTATAccctgacagtagtacatgatACAGATACAAAACCAAAACTGAGGTCATTAGGAACACTAGGAGGAGTCAGAggaaccctttttttttaatagataaTCTCTCTCATatactactgtcaggatatagtgccagtttcagcaaatatgacaaaaaattatGACAAAAGTTACCTACTGAAATTCTTAGGACCTTAGTCTTgcataaacttaaaaaaaaagctttactGTCTTATCTGACTTTAAAAGTGCTACTGTATCAAGGAACAGATCATGACATCAATTTAAGATATTTTGTCCTGTATGTAGATCCTGAAATGCTCACAAACTGTGTCACGAGTCATGATAAATATAGCTGCTGGTAGACACTGTCcctggagagtgtgtgtgtgtgtgtgtgtgtgtgtagtctgtATGTAACTTATGAGTATGAGTAGGGAGAGCCCTCCTCCtcacaaacattcaaaacaTTCCACACTggaaaaggtcagaggtcacataGTCAGTATAAGGCGGGACCCTGTTTGACACTCACATATACACGCACACGCACAAATACActcaacacaaacaacacacacacagagcctgcATCCAAACACGTCCATGGCAGTTATGTTATTgtcatgaggaggaggaggaggattgaGTCTAACTGTctgatatgtgtgtgttgggggggcgGTGAAGAACAGGGTGAGGCCTTGACTCATCTTAGGTGTGTCCTAATCCCAGGTGGTTTGGAGTTCACTgtaagagaaagaaagaggaggaaagctCAGCAGATGATACTGAAGTGATGGGCATTGTTGAGGAATAAGTCCACTGTGGCGTTACCTCTGTTTTCTTTGCTGGGGTAGATCCGAGGGAAAGGCTTGAATTCTTCCGGAGGGGGGAAGTCCTCTACGGGGTGGAACTGGAACTTGGATTCAAAGTCATCTGCTAAAAGCAGACGTACAGTAAAGATGCAATTAAAGGCTGCCATTTTGTCCCTATTTCAAATACAAGGTGGTTCAAGTTTTACTTCCCCAAATCTGCCTCTTCAAAAATAAACTAATGTCATCTTCTCACCTCtcaagacacaccaaaccaacaccacagggccctgacacacaaaGGCAACAGTCGGCCCTCAGTCAATGTTGGGCAattggtgagcatctgttgccccAGTTTTTATGGTGTGTCCTGCACAGTTGGCCCTTGGAGCCTTTCTTTGATGTCGATTTGATGTGTCTGGCCataaagaactagtggcgatgAAGGCTGACTGTTGTGTCGCCTGTGTCTTGGTGAAAAGTTGcccttgaacacaccacaaagactataTCCAACAGCTAACTCAGGTGTACATTAAGCACCTGCCTGAGAGGAAATAATTCTCCATATCAGCAGgaggcagtagtctgtattcgtcattcaaaaaacGAAACCACAAGAccgacaggatggattcaagatgctggttagcagttagcacattaacaacacaatccgaTGGGGTAAGTATAAATGACAATTATTGTGCTCTAGTCAACAAAAACTCAAACAATTATGAACTGTTTCTGCTCAAGAGCTACATGGCtagaaaaataattttaccataaataacaagtttgttttgatctgatAACCTCTCaatgtttgtcatttgtttactttcctcacttctgtttctgtccttATGCACTGAGCTCAACttccaatcagagtgatttctctcACCGATGAGCTCTGCTGGGTCCCACACCAATTAAATGTGCTGAATTGGCCAAAAATAACAGGTGACAAGGGAGGCCTAGTGCCAATAGTGCAGGACGAACCACAAAAATGAGGGCGACAGATGTTTACCAATAGCCCAACATTTAACCGACAgccagcttggtgtgtcagggccatAAAAACAGCCCGTCTCTAGTCTCCTTCCCTCTATAGTACTTTCACTTTGATAACCAAATAATCATAGTTAATTACTGTGGTACTATCATAATCAATCAAGAACAAGATAGAATGGCcataaaattaaataacatataaaaatatattccacaaataataaaaactgctgtgagaaaataaaaaaatagtgtgaaaatatttaaacttgaaaaaaaaagggatatataaattaaataaatattaatatataaatattaataaaatgcagCACTGCTCTCATTTCAAGTCACTCTGGATAATAAAATCCACTAAAGGCCTCAAATGTATTCTAAAATGTCAGAGATGTAATTGTACGACACACTCACCCAGGCTGTGCAGGTGTCCATTCCTGAGACTTGATGGCGGCaggggaggtggtggtggaggaggaggaatgcgGCTGGACAGCTCAGTAGAGGGGGAACGTGTCgggggagctggaggaggagctaGGCGACCCACTCCTGTTGCAATGggtgacagagaggaggagtcaGA
This genomic window contains:
- the LOC125904825 gene encoding peptidyl-prolyl cis-trans isomerase FKBP14-like — its product is MLLTVLSWLCSSLLVSVSGGKLPEAEVNIEVMHRPFLCHRKSKYGDILLVHHEGYFENGTMFHNSRAEGDRQPMWFTLGIKEVIKGWDKGLQDMCSGEKRRLVVPPALAYGKEGSGKIPPESTLTFVIEVLEIRNGPRSHESFQEMDLNDDWRLSRQEVKEYLRKEFERHGYPPNDTLHENMVKDIFAKEDKNKDGFISSREFTYKHDEL